The window CACGTCATATTAGTGTAACACTTTAGCAAGTGAAAATCAAGTGATTTATTAACTAACTCAACAAAAAAACAGATGAATTATAAAACAAAAATTTTCATTGTTAATTCAAAATAAATAAAAGCTAAATGAACTTCTCAACTATTTCACTGCTTCTTTTTTGCATAAACTAACCCTTACTTTTATCATAAAAACAGATTGACTGATAATAGCATTTAAAACCATGAAAAAAACAATTGAGTCTGTTTTGAATACTAGGCCATTTTGTAAAAGAAAAAGATCTCCTGTTAACTAAACCGCTCTTGCTATATCTTTATTCATTTACAAAACACTTTTTTTTATTTTAAAATCATCTTTTTTTTCAAATCTTACACTTAAACATTATATAGATTCTGAAAAATTAACAAAATATTTTTAAATTAATAGACCTAACAGCAAATTTTAGTTTTAATTTTTAAATCCACATTATTTAGTTACACCACTCTTATAGACTTTATTGATTTAAGTTTCCTTTTAATCTAGTAGTTACTAGTATACTATATACAAAATTTCAAGTGTATTCCAAAACAAACAACTTGTTCTCTCATTACTTTAAATTTTATAACTAGATTAAAATATAATTATATAGTTATACTAAAACCAAAAAAATAATTATTAGAGGTTGATAATATGAAATATATAAATATTAAAATCAATAAATATCATTTTTATGTAAAATACTAAACAAATTACATCTAGTATAAAAAATCTTCTAAATAAATTTCATACTATCCCATACTCTACTATAATTTTTATAAAATAAAACCCAAAACAGCAACTAGATGCTATTTTGGGTTTTAAAAATGCCTAAAATTTTACGATTTAAGGAATCTTTCTCTAATCTAATATATTTACTCATCAATTCCATTAAACGAGCTAAGAAACGCTAAAATCGATGTCTATTACACTTTTTTTACTCTTCGTCAGCTGAACCTTCTTCTTCTGAATCGGAGTTAGTTAGTTCTGTATCCGCTAGGTTTTGAACATCAGCTTGAATTTGTGCATCTGTTGTTACATCAGCGTCATCAAGAATTACCCCTTCACCTAGAACAACTGGAGTTTCTTCGCTTTCATCAACAACAGGTTCTGCATCAACTTTAGCCATTGTCGAAACAATTGCATCTTCACCTACACGGATTAGACGAACACCTAACGTTGCACGACCTGTTTGAGAAACTGAATCAACTTCAAAACGAATAATGACACCAGTATTGGTAATTAACATGATATCTTCTTGTCCATTTACTGTTGTTAAACCAGCTAAGTTCCCATTTTTAGGTGTAATGTTAGCAGTTTTAATCCCTTTACCACCACGACCTTTAATTGGGTACTCTGTTGCTTTTGTACGTTTTCCATAACCATTCTCAGTAATAACCAGTACTTCTGAATCAGGTTTTAGAACGTCCATTCCAACAACATAATCATCTTCACGTAAACGAATTCCACGAACTCCACTTGCGCTACGTCCCATATCACGAACTGTATTTTCATTGAACGTTACAGCATAGCCTAAATGTGTTCCGATAATCACATTTTGATCGCCATCCGTTACACAAACGTTCATTAATTCATCGTCTTCACGTAAAACAATTGATTTCAAACCATTGCTACGAATATTAGCAAATGCGCTAACTGACGTACGTTTTACAACGCCTTTAAGAGTTGTAAAGAATAGGAAATGCTCGTCATCGGCTTTTCCTTTCACGTTGATAATCGCTTGGATTTTTTCACCCGAATCAATTCCTAATAAATTAATTGCTGGAATTCCTTTGGCCGTACGACCATATTCAGGAATTTCATATCCTTTAGCACGATAAACTTTACCATTATTTGTAAAGAATAATAACGTATCATGAGTTGAACAAGAAACTAAGTTCTCGATAAAGTCATCATCATGAACGCCCATTCCTTGAACACCACGACCACCACGGCGTTGCGCTCTAAATTCATTATTTGGTAGACGTTTGATATAGCCATTATGCGTTAACGTAATCACGATATCTTCCTCTTCGATTAAATCTTCATCTTCAAGGCTTAACACTTCACCAACTAATAATTCAGTACGACGAGGATCACCAAAACGATCTTGGATTTCCAATAATTCAGTTTCAATAATGGTATGAATTCTTGTGCTGCTTGCTAAAATATCCGTTAAATCTTTAATTAATTCAACTAAATCATTGTATTCAGCTTCAATCTTATCACGCTCTAAACCTGTTAAACGTACCATTCGCATATCTAAAATTGCTTGGGCCTGTTTTTCAGATAAAGTAAAGCGTTCCATTAATTCATTTTTTGCAATCTCACCAGTATTTGAGCCACGAATCACTTTAATAATCTCATCAATATGATCTAAAGCAATACGTAAACCTTCTAAGATATGTGCGCGAGCTTCAGCTTTACGTTTATCAAATTCAGTTCTACGACGGATGACAATTTCTTGATGCTCTAAATAGTTTTCCAAGATAGATTTTAAACTTAAAACTTTAGGAACACCTTTAACAATCGCAAGCATATTGAAACCAAATGATGTTTGCAATGGTGTTAATTTGTATAAATTATTCAAGACCACGCTGGCACTGACGTCACGACGAACATCGATTACCACACGCATCCCATCACGATCGGATTCATCTGCTAAATCAGTAATACCTTCAAGACGTTTCTCACGAGCTAAATCAGCAATTCGTTCGACTAACTTCGCTTTATTAACCATATAAGGTAATTCATGAACGATAATCCGTTCCTTACCATTTTTTAGAATTTCAATTTCAACTTTGGCACGAATCGTAATGGATCCACGACCTGTTTCATAGGCACGGCGAATTCCAGATTTACCCATTACTAACCCACCAGTTGGGAAATCAGGACCCGGTAAAGCTTCCATCAAGTCAGCTGTTGTTGCATCTGGATTATTCATTAAAATATGCAAAGCAGAAATCACTTCCGCTAAGTTATGTGGTGGAATATTTGTTGCCATCCCGACCGCAATCCCTGTCGCTCCATTAACTAGTAAGTTAGGGAAACGAGCTGGTAAGACTTCTGGTTCACGCTCTGAACCATCATAGTTATCTTGATAATCAATCGTATCTTTATTAATATCACGTAACATTTCCATCGCAATTTTAGACATTCTTGCTTCTGTATAACGCATTGCGGCAGCTCCATCACCATCGACAGAACCAAAGTTTCCGTGACCATCAACTAATGGATTACGGTAACTAAACGGTTGCGCCATCCGAACCATTGATTCATAAATCGCACTATCTCCATGAGGGTGATACTTACCCATAACATCCCCAACAATACGTGCAGATTTTTTATACGGTTTATCTGGTGTCACTCCAAGTTCATTCATTCCATATAAAATACGGCGATGAACAGGTTTCATACCATCACGAACATCCGGTAACGCACGAGCAACAATAACACTCATGGCATAATCCAAGAATGAAGTGCGCATTTCTTTCGTCAAATTGATTTCCGAAATATTCTCTTTAAATTCTTCGGTCATTCTATAAAATCCTCCTTATTGGAAAAAAAACAATGACAAATTGAACTCTATCAACTTATCAAAGCTAATCCAAAATCCGAATGATCGAATTTTGGCTGTTAGCTTTTAACAAAATCATTCTTTAAATATCCAAGTTTTTCACATAAACGGCATTTTCTTCGATAAATTGGCGACGTGGTTCAACACGATCTCCCATTAACATTTCAAAAACTTGATCGGCTTCAATCGCGTCATCTACAGTTACTTGTAACATTCTACGACGCTCTGGGTCCATTGTTGTTGCCCATAATTGCTCTGCATCCATTTCCCCTAACCCTTTATAACGTTGAATAACTGGTTTTGGTTGTGCTGGAATTTCTTTCAAGTAATCTTCTAATTCTTTATCAGAATCTAGATAAACCATTTTCTTTCCTTGGCGCACTTGATACAAAGGTGGTTGAGCAATATAAACATAGCCTGCTTCAACTACTGGACGCATATAACGATAGAATAAAGTTAATAGCAATGTCCGAATATGAGCACCATCGACATCGGCATCGGTCATAATAACTAATTTATGATAACGAGCTTTGGATACATCAAAATCTCCACCAAATCCAGTTCCCATTGCTGTAAATAACGAACGAATTTCTTCATTAGCTAAAATTTTATCCAAAGAAGCTTTTTCTACGTTTAAAATTTTTCCACGAATCGGTAAAATCGCTTGGAATAAACGTGAACGACCTTGTTTTGCAGAACCGCCGGCAGAATCTCCTTCGACGATGAAAATTTCACTAATACTTGGATCTTTACTAGAGCAATCCGCTAATTTACCAGGTAAATTACTAATTTCTAACCCACTCTTCTTACGAGTTACTTCACGAGCACGTTTTGCAGCTAGTCGAGCTTTGGAAGCTAAAATTCCTTTTTCAATAACACGACGAGCAACTTGTGGATTTTCCATTAAGAATTTATCAAAATGAGCTGAGAATAGACGATCAGTAATCGTTCTAGCTTCTGAATTCCCTAATTTAGTTTTCGTTTGCCCTTCAAATTGTGGATCCGGATGTTTAATTGAGATAACCGCAGTTAACCCTTCACGTACATCTTCCCCAGTTAAATTCTCTTCATTTTCTTTCATTAATTTGCTTTTACGAGCATAGTCATTAATTACACGAGTCAAGGCTGTTTTAAAACCAGATTCATGAGTCCCACCTTCATAGGTATGAATATTATTCGCAAAACTCAATAGATTCGTATGGTACCCATCGGTATATTGCATTGCGGCT is drawn from Carnobacterium gallinarum DSM 4847 and contains these coding sequences:
- the gyrB gene encoding DNA topoisomerase (ATP-hydrolyzing) subunit B; the encoded protein is MSEEKDMEALAKEYDASQIQVLEGLEAVRKRPGMYIGSTSGQGLHHLVWEIVDNSIDEALAGFASQINVIIEEDNSVTVIDDGRGIPVGLQAKTGRPAVETVFTVLHAGGKFGGGGYKVSGGLHGVGSSVVNALSTYLEVSVHKDGKIHYQKFLQGKVDEDLKIIGDTDRHGTTVHFLPDPEIFTETIVFEFEKLSTRIRELAFLNKGLKISIEDKRTGQETYSEFHYEGGIKSYVEHLNNNKTVLFDEPIYIEGEQQGIVVEAAMQYTDGYHTNLLSFANNIHTYEGGTHESGFKTALTRVINDYARKSKLMKENEENLTGEDVREGLTAVISIKHPDPQFEGQTKTKLGNSEARTITDRLFSAHFDKFLMENPQVARRVIEKGILASKARLAAKRAREVTRKKSGLEISNLPGKLADCSSKDPSISEIFIVEGDSAGGSAKQGRSRLFQAILPIRGKILNVEKASLDKILANEEIRSLFTAMGTGFGGDFDVSKARYHKLVIMTDADVDGAHIRTLLLTLFYRYMRPVVEAGYVYIAQPPLYQVRQGKKMVYLDSDKELEDYLKEIPAQPKPVIQRYKGLGEMDAEQLWATTMDPERRRMLQVTVDDAIEADQVFEMLMGDRVEPRRQFIEENAVYVKNLDI